CAATCATCCAGTTAGCCGCTTGCTGCGTCAGGAAGTACGGCCCCTGTAGGTTGGTCTTCATCACGTACTCATAGCTTTCTTCGGAAGCATCCAAAATATCGTTGCGTTCTTTGGGAGCTACTCCGGCGTTATTAACCAGCACATTCAACCGACCGTAGTGATCTCCAATTTGCTGAAGCATTCGCTGCCGGGATTCTGTATCGGCAATGTTTCCTTGGCAGTAAATAACGTCACCGCCGTGTTGTTTGAGCTGGTCAAGCACATCGGTTACAGCCTCTTCGGGACGCATTCCGTTGATGGCTACGTCAAAACCTTCTTTGGCCAAAGCTTCAGCAATGCCAAACCCGATGCCCCGGCTACCTCCGGTAATAAAAGCTACTTTGTTCATGAAAAATATGAGATATGAAATGTCAAATATGAAAACAATTTAA
This region of Tunicatimonas pelagia genomic DNA includes:
- a CDS encoding 3-ketoacyl-ACP reductase — protein: MNKVAFITGGSRGIGFGIAEALAKEGFDVAINGMRPEEAVTDVLDQLKQHGGDVIYCQGNIADTESRQRMLQQIGDHYGRLNVLVNNAGVAPKERNDILDASEESYEYVMKTNLQGPYFLTQQAANWMIEQRQADENFSAYIINISSISATVASVNRGEYCISKAGMSMMTLLFATRLGEYGIPVYDVRPGVTKTDMTSGVTSKYDKLIEEGLCVQPRWGYPEDVAKAVVALAQGYFPYSTGQTIMVDGGLTIPRM